GCAGACGGTGATTTTGAATATGCCGATAAAGCGTTAAGCAAAACGCTGGTCATAAAAGTGGAAATTCATAGTATGACCGGCAAAAAATCCGATTGATGATTAAGAAGAGCCGTCAGAGGCTTTGAGTTTTAATTTACCGCAGACAGGCGCAGACGCCCGCAGACTTAATTTTTTTATCCGGTCGACCTGACCGGACAAAATCCTCCAATCGCTTTGCGATTAAAACTCAAATCCCAAGGTTTGTCTGTGGCATTTGGGCACAATAAAGTTACCAATTTTTATTTAAAGAAAAAAACTGTTTGCCCGAAGGGCATGCAGTTTTTCCTTGCTCAAGTCTGCCGCGGCGAAGCTCACCGGAGCGAAGACGGGTCGAGCAAGGAAAAGATAGTGTCTGCGAATGTCTGCGTGCGTCTGCGGTTAATAAAAAAAATCAGTGCAAATACCAGGTTAATTATTTTGAAGCCAGTTGTAGGCCAGATACAGCCCGGAGATGGTCTTGCCGTCGCTGATGTCACCTGTCAAAATCATCTGCATAGCCTTCTCCAGCTTTATCGGATGCACTTTTAGCAATTCATCATCATCCAGATCCTGTTCAGCCTGCCGCAAATCCGATGCCAGAAAAATATGAATACGTTCATCCGAGCAGCCCGGCAAAGGGGTAATGGTTCCCAGTGGCTGCCAGTCGGCTGCCGAATACCCGATTTCTTCTATCAACTCTCTCTGAGCGCAATTCAAGGGCGATTCTGAGGGATCTAAAGTGCCGGCCGGAATTTCCCAGATAAATTCCCGCAGGGCGTGCCGATATTGTTTGATTAAAATGACGTCGGTCGAATTCAACATGGGCACCATGGCCGCTGCGCCTGGATGTTGAATAAAGTCCATCTCCGAAGTCACGCCATTATCCAGAGTGTAATTTTCTTTTACCAGATTAAACACCCGCCCCTGGTGAAGCGTTACACTCCTGTTGATTACTGCCGTCATATAAGGGCTCCAATCTCGCGGTTTTCTGAATTTTATAGTGAGGAATGGATCTTATCACAATTAGGTCTAAAATGTAAAAAATAGCTGTAGCGCGAACCTCAGATTATCTGAATTATGCCATAATACTCAGATTGTGGCCTATTGAGTCAGAATTGCTTGGATCAGCAAATGGATCTGCGGCAATACCAAAAGGGGATTCTTCAGGGTTAGGGGAATTTTCTTCCGCTTCTTTTGCTTTTTGTTCCTGTAACTCTATGCGGGCTTCAGCTTCGATCTGGGCGGCCTTGGCAGCTACACTGCGGTCCTGTGCTGAAGGCTGGGCCGGTGCCAGGGCGGCTTTTTTTACCTGCTGCATTTTGCGAATGGTCGCTTCGGGGTCATTTTCTTTGGATGTATCAATCTTGACCTCGCCACTGACAGCGTACATCTTCCCGTCCGGACCGTGTTCATATTTATAGCTGGCACCGCCCCTGACGACACCTGCACCGGCTGCCATATGGGCCCTTTCATGGGCCTTGATCTCCTGGTCCTGCTGTTTCAGTTTCTCGACTTCACGTTTTTCTTCTTCACTGAGGTTGTTTTGATCTTTGATGCCGGCACTTTCATTTGCCTGGGCGCTTTGTTTTTCGCGCGCTTGATCAGATATCCGCACCTTGTCCGCTTTTTCTGGCCGCTGTTGCCCATCTGTCGATATGCCTTGCGGTACGGGCTGTTTGCCGCCGATATGCT
The sequence above is drawn from the Desulfobacterales bacterium genome and encodes:
- a CDS encoding NUDIX hydrolase, producing the protein MTAVINRSVTLHQGRVFNLVKENYTLDNGVTSEMDFIQHPGAAAMVPMLNSTDVILIKQYRHALREFIWEIPAGTLDPSESPLNCAQRELIEEIGYSAADWQPLGTITPLPGCSDERIHIFLASDLRQAEQDLDDDELLKVHPIKLEKAMQMILTGDISDGKTISGLYLAYNWLQNN
- a CDS encoding putative metalloprotease CJM1_0395 family protein gives rise to the protein MIAPLNTHFASAPLEHIGGKQPVPQGISTDGQQRPEKADKVRISDQAREKQSAQANESAGIKDQNNLSEEEKREVEKLKQQDQEIKAHERAHMAAGAGVVRGGASYKYEHGPDGKMYAVSGEVKIDTSKENDPEATIRKMQQVKKAALAPAQPSAQDRSVAAKAAQIEAEARIELQEQKAKEAEENSPNPEESPFGIAADPFADPSNSDSIGHNLSIMA